One window of the Equus asinus isolate D_3611 breed Donkey chromosome 28, EquAss-T2T_v2, whole genome shotgun sequence genome contains the following:
- the IL17C gene encoding interleukin-17C isoform X2, with protein MQILPGLLLLLWLPTSMARHGPPLWGSLHTHGTPRCYSPEELPPGQVPPHLLARAAKWEQALPVALVSSLEATGRRRRQEGPLAETQCPVLGPEEVLEADIHQRSISPWRYRVDTDESRYPQKLAFAECLCKGCISTRTGRETAALNSVPLHQSLLVLRRRPCAPDATGVPVPGAFTFHVEFIRVPVGCTCVLPRTAR; from the exons ATG CAGAtcctccctggcctcctgctTCTGCTCTGGCTGCCCACCAGCATGGCCCGCCACGGTCCCCCACTCTGGGGCAGCCTCCACACCCATGGGACTCCGCGCTGCTACTCGCCTGAAGAGCTGCCCCCGGGCCAGGTCCCCCCACACCTGCTGGCTCGAGCTGCCAAGTGGGAGCAGGCTTTGCCAGTAGCCCTGGTGTCCAGCCTGGAGGCAACAGGTCGCAGGAGGCGGCAGGAGGGGCCTCTGGCTGAGACACAGTGCCCGGTGCTAGGGCCTGAGGAAGTACTGGAAGCTGACATCCACCAGCGCTCCATCTCGCCCTGGAGATATCG CGTGGACACGGACGAGAGCCGCTACCCGCAGAAGCTGGCCTTCGCAGAGTGCCTGTGCAAGGGCTGCATCAGCACCAGGACAGGCCGCGAGACTGCCGCGCTCAACTCCGTGCCGCTGCACCAGAGCCTGCTCGTGCTGCGCCGCCGGCCCTGCGCCCCGGACGCCACGGGCGTGCCCGTGCCCGGCGCCTTCACCTTCCACGTGGAGTTCATCCGTGTGCCCGTCGGCTGCACCTGCGTCCTGCCTAGGACGGCGCGGTGA
- the IL17C gene encoding interleukin-17C isoform X1: protein MILPGLLLLLWLPTSMARHGPPLWGSLHTHGTPRCYSPEELPPGQVPPHLLARAAKWEQALPVALVSSLEATGRRRRQEGPLAETQCPVLGPEEVLEADIHQRSISPWRYRVDTDESRYPQKLAFAECLCKGCISTRTGRETAALNSVPLHQSLLVLRRRPCAPDATGVPVPGAFTFHVEFIRVPVGCTCVLPRTAR, encoded by the exons ATG AtcctccctggcctcctgctTCTGCTCTGGCTGCCCACCAGCATGGCCCGCCACGGTCCCCCACTCTGGGGCAGCCTCCACACCCATGGGACTCCGCGCTGCTACTCGCCTGAAGAGCTGCCCCCGGGCCAGGTCCCCCCACACCTGCTGGCTCGAGCTGCCAAGTGGGAGCAGGCTTTGCCAGTAGCCCTGGTGTCCAGCCTGGAGGCAACAGGTCGCAGGAGGCGGCAGGAGGGGCCTCTGGCTGAGACACAGTGCCCGGTGCTAGGGCCTGAGGAAGTACTGGAAGCTGACATCCACCAGCGCTCCATCTCGCCCTGGAGATATCG CGTGGACACGGACGAGAGCCGCTACCCGCAGAAGCTGGCCTTCGCAGAGTGCCTGTGCAAGGGCTGCATCAGCACCAGGACAGGCCGCGAGACTGCCGCGCTCAACTCCGTGCCGCTGCACCAGAGCCTGCTCGTGCTGCGCCGCCGGCCCTGCGCCCCGGACGCCACGGGCGTGCCCGTGCCCGGCGCCTTCACCTTCCACGTGGAGTTCATCCGTGTGCCCGTCGGCTGCACCTGCGTCCTGCCTAGGACGGCGCGGTGA